Proteins encoded in a region of the Acidobacteriota bacterium genome:
- a CDS encoding glycosyltransferase family 2 protein, whose protein sequence is MDLIVVLYGSLRHVEGLAEGIEAQTHPREKVRLFFVDNGPDDGALDVLASRFAAWPGGLRLLPLRDNPGFAAGNNRAIVEGDSPLVLLLNPDTRMAPDCLERLVARAEKEPRAGCVEARQVPHEHPKPFEPKTGRTSWCVFGCALVRRAALDEVGLLQEWLFLYCEDVDLCWRLWSAGWACLYEPAAAYEHFTGPPEAHSSPTLVKYSFRNAVYLRRVYGSPLRAWTWAGFWAARSLLSPYLRVHGGPLREGLRMAWRARRTMAAMARQAPPRGWWVGFGLTDHRYGPPRIG, encoded by the coding sequence GTGGACCTGATCGTGGTCCTCTACGGCTCCCTGCGGCACGTCGAGGGACTGGCGGAGGGGATCGAGGCGCAGACCCATCCCCGGGAGAAGGTCCGCCTTTTCTTCGTGGACAACGGCCCCGACGACGGCGCCCTGGACGTCCTGGCCTCACGCTTTGCGGCCTGGCCCGGCGGGCTGAGGCTCCTGCCCCTGCGCGACAACCCCGGCTTCGCCGCGGGCAACAACCGGGCCATCGTGGAGGGGGATTCTCCGCTCGTCCTCCTCCTGAACCCCGATACGCGCATGGCGCCGGACTGCCTCGAACGCCTCGTGGCGCGGGCCGAGAAGGAGCCCCGGGCGGGGTGCGTGGAGGCCCGGCAGGTGCCCCACGAGCACCCCAAGCCCTTCGAGCCCAAAACGGGCCGCACCTCCTGGTGCGTCTTCGGATGCGCCCTCGTGCGGCGGGCGGCCCTCGACGAGGTGGGCCTCCTCCAGGAGTGGCTGTTTCTTTACTGCGAGGACGTGGACCTGTGCTGGCGGCTTTGGTCCGCCGGGTGGGCCTGCCTGTACGAGCCGGCGGCGGCCTACGAGCACTTCACGGGGCCGCCCGAGGCCCACTCGTCCCCGACCCTCGTGAAGTATTCCTTCCGGAACGCCGTGTATCTGCGCCGGGTGTACGGATCGCCCCTCCGGGCCTGGACCTGGGCCGGTTTCTGGGCCGCGCGGTCCCTCCTCTCGCCCTACCTCCGGGTCCACGGCGGGCCCCTCCGGGAGGGCTTGAGAATGGCCTGGCGCGCGCGCCGGACGATGGCCGCCATGGCCCGTCAGGCCCCTCCCCGCGGGTGGTGGGTCGGCTTCGGCCTCACGGACCACCGCTACGGCCCACCGCGGATCGGGTGA